The Siniperca chuatsi isolate FFG_IHB_CAS linkage group LG12, ASM2008510v1, whole genome shotgun sequence genome has a segment encoding these proteins:
- the nme9 gene encoding thioredoxin domain-containing protein 6 isoform X2 — protein MAGKKKETSVTNQEQWEEMRATKGLTVVDVYQQWCGPCRAVVSLLRKIKNELGDDLLHFATAEADSIDALEKYRGKCEPTFLLYGGGELVAVLRGANAPLLQRMIVEELAKEKFVLEQGGERKVIKDDGLVDDEKKEDEETPQQSENEDSIIVPASKSYTVAIIKPDAVAHGKANEIIMKIQDVGFEILAHEERTLTEVEARDFYQHKAAEACFEDLVQFMSSGPCHILVLSQVEGSANVVPAWREFIGPADIEEARKEKPESLRAQYGTQTLFNAVHGSEDIDQASRELAFFFPNFKMASVTEQDGEEERVERTLALIRPDAARKSREKILAQIHKSGFTVALQREVMLTEEQVRQFYFQHVEEDYFPALLQSMTSGPVLALALARTGAVHRWKNILGPSDVNTAREESPECLRAQFAVENEPINQLHGSASHEEAEREINFFFPKQQTLAVIKPDAMEEHREKILEEIRGSGFSVTQLKEAVLSREMAEEFYKEHREKPFFSQLVEFMCRGPCVMLVLTKENAVEEWRTMMGPTDPEQAKATSPNSLRARFASNILHNSVHGSSNEQHAEEKIRFIFGDICSDAVLTGDRETDTTILGDPHNSNPCSPQRRGSDDPEHSN, from the exons ATGGCAGGCAAGAAGAAAGAG ACGTCTGTCACAAACCAAGAGCAGTGGGAGGAGATGCGTGCAACCAAAGGTTTAACAG TTGTAGATGTGTACCAACAGTGGTGTGGTCCCTGTCGAGCTGTGGTTAGTCTCCTACGAAAAATAAAGAACGAACTGGGTGATGACCTATTACATTTTGCCACA GCAGAGGCAGACAGCATTGATGCTCTGGAGAAATATCGAGGGAAATGTGAGCCCACCTTCCTCCTCTAtggg GGTGGGGAGCTGGTGGCTGTGCTGCGAGGGGCCAACGCTCCTCTCCTTCAGAGGATGATTGTAGAGGAACTGGCCAAGGAGAAATTTGTCCTGGAGCAAGGTGGTGAACGCAAAGTG ATTAAAGATGATGGTCTGGTGGATGATGAGAAGAAAGAAGACGAGGAGACACCTCAGCAGTCAGAAAATGAAGATAGCATAATTG TTCCTGCCAGTAAATCCTACACAGTTGCCATCATCAAACCAGATGCTGTTGCTCACGGCAAAGCAAATGAGATCATTATGAAG ATTCAAGATGTTGGGTTTGAGATCCTGGCCCATGAGGAACGCACGCTGACTGAGGTTGAGGCTCGAGATTTTTATCAGCACAAGGCAGCAGAG GCTTGCTTTGAGGACTTGGTGCAATTTATGTCCAGTGGTCCGTGCCATATTCTGGTACTTTCTCAGGTTGAGGGCTCAGCCAACGTTGTACCAGCATGGCGTGAATTCATTGGCCCAGCAGACATAGAGGAAGCCAGGAAAGAAAAGCCAGAAAG CTTGCGGGCACAATACGGCACACAGACACTGTTCAACGCAGTGCACGGTAGTGAGGACATCGACCAGGCCAGCAGGGAGCTCGCCTTCTTCTTCCCCAACTTTAAAATGGCCTCAGTAACGGAGCAGGATGGGGAGGAAGAACGTGTGGAGAGGACACTGGCTCTTATCCGGCCTGACGCTGCCAGAAAAAGCAGAG AGAAGATCTTGGCTCAAATCCACAAGTCAGGCTTCACCGTGGCTCTCCAAAGAGAGGTGATGTTGACGGAGGAGCAGGTCAGACAGTTTTACTTCCAACATGTTGAGGAGGACTACTTTCCTGCACTGCTCCAAAGCATGACCAG TGGGCCAGTGCTAGCTTTGGCTCTAGCCAGAACGGGGGCTGTCCATCGTTGGAAGAACATCCTTGGTCCTTCTGATGTTAATACAGCCAGAGAGGAGAGTCCTGAATG TCTAAGGGCCCAGTTTGCTGTGGAGAATGAGCCCATCAACCAGCTGCATGGCAGTGCAAGCCATGAAGAGGCAGAACGAGAGATCAACTTCTTCTTCCCTAAACAGCAAACACTGGCAGTGATCAAACCTGATGCCATGGAGGAACACAGAG AGAAGATTTTGGAGGAGATCCGTGGCAGCGGTTTCTCTGTAACGCAGCTGAAAGAGGCGGTGCTGTCGAGGGAGATGGCTGAGGAGTTTTACAAAGAGCACAGAGAGAAGCCTTTCTTCAGCCAGCTGGTGGAATTCATGTGTCG CGGGCCCTGTGTGATGCTCGTCCTGACCAAGGAAAATGCAGTGGAGGAGTGGAGAACCATGATGGGCCCCACAGATCCTGAACAAGCTAAGGCAACATCCCCAAACTCTCTGAGGGCCCGCTTTGCCTCCAACATCCTCCACAACTCGGTCCACGGCTCCTCCAATGAGCAGCATGCAGAGGAGAAGATCCGTTTTATCTTCGGTGACATCTGCTCAGACGCAGTGCTCACCGGTGATAGGGAAACTGACACAACCATTTTAG GTGACCCACATAATTCGAATCCTTGCAGTCcacagagaagaggaagtgaTGATCCAGAGCACTCAAACTGA
- the nme9 gene encoding thioredoxin domain-containing protein 6 isoform X3, whose protein sequence is MTSVTNQEQWEEMRATKGLTVVDVYQQWCGPCRAVVSLLRKIKNELGDDLLHFATAEADSIDALEKYRGKCEPTFLLYGGGELVAVLRGANAPLLQRMIVEELAKEKFVLEQGGERKVIKDDGLVDDEKKEDEETPQQSENEDSIIVPASKSYTVAIIKPDAVAHGKANEIIMKIQDVGFEILAHEERTLTEVEARDFYQHKAAEACFEDLVQFMSSGPCHILVLSQVEGSANVVPAWREFIGPADIEEARKEKPESLRAQYGTQTLFNAVHGSEDIDQASRELAFFFPNFKMASVTEQDGEEERVERTLALIRPDAARKSREKILAQIHKSGFTVALQREVMLTEEQVRQFYFQHVEEDYFPALLQSMTSGPVLALALARTGAVHRWKNILGPSDVNTAREESPECLRAQFAVENEPINQLHGSASHEEAEREINFFFPKQQTLAVIKPDAMEEHREKILEEIRGSGFSVTQLKEAVLSREMAEEFYKEHREKPFFSQLVEFMCRGPCVMLVLTKENAVEEWRTMMGPTDPEQAKATSPNSLRARFASNILHNSVHGSSNEQHAEEKIRFIFGDICSDAVLTGDRETDTTILGDPHNSNPCSPQRRGSDDPEHSN, encoded by the exons ACGTCTGTCACAAACCAAGAGCAGTGGGAGGAGATGCGTGCAACCAAAGGTTTAACAG TTGTAGATGTGTACCAACAGTGGTGTGGTCCCTGTCGAGCTGTGGTTAGTCTCCTACGAAAAATAAAGAACGAACTGGGTGATGACCTATTACATTTTGCCACA GCAGAGGCAGACAGCATTGATGCTCTGGAGAAATATCGAGGGAAATGTGAGCCCACCTTCCTCCTCTAtggg GGTGGGGAGCTGGTGGCTGTGCTGCGAGGGGCCAACGCTCCTCTCCTTCAGAGGATGATTGTAGAGGAACTGGCCAAGGAGAAATTTGTCCTGGAGCAAGGTGGTGAACGCAAAGTG ATTAAAGATGATGGTCTGGTGGATGATGAGAAGAAAGAAGACGAGGAGACACCTCAGCAGTCAGAAAATGAAGATAGCATAATTG TTCCTGCCAGTAAATCCTACACAGTTGCCATCATCAAACCAGATGCTGTTGCTCACGGCAAAGCAAATGAGATCATTATGAAG ATTCAAGATGTTGGGTTTGAGATCCTGGCCCATGAGGAACGCACGCTGACTGAGGTTGAGGCTCGAGATTTTTATCAGCACAAGGCAGCAGAG GCTTGCTTTGAGGACTTGGTGCAATTTATGTCCAGTGGTCCGTGCCATATTCTGGTACTTTCTCAGGTTGAGGGCTCAGCCAACGTTGTACCAGCATGGCGTGAATTCATTGGCCCAGCAGACATAGAGGAAGCCAGGAAAGAAAAGCCAGAAAG CTTGCGGGCACAATACGGCACACAGACACTGTTCAACGCAGTGCACGGTAGTGAGGACATCGACCAGGCCAGCAGGGAGCTCGCCTTCTTCTTCCCCAACTTTAAAATGGCCTCAGTAACGGAGCAGGATGGGGAGGAAGAACGTGTGGAGAGGACACTGGCTCTTATCCGGCCTGACGCTGCCAGAAAAAGCAGAG AGAAGATCTTGGCTCAAATCCACAAGTCAGGCTTCACCGTGGCTCTCCAAAGAGAGGTGATGTTGACGGAGGAGCAGGTCAGACAGTTTTACTTCCAACATGTTGAGGAGGACTACTTTCCTGCACTGCTCCAAAGCATGACCAG TGGGCCAGTGCTAGCTTTGGCTCTAGCCAGAACGGGGGCTGTCCATCGTTGGAAGAACATCCTTGGTCCTTCTGATGTTAATACAGCCAGAGAGGAGAGTCCTGAATG TCTAAGGGCCCAGTTTGCTGTGGAGAATGAGCCCATCAACCAGCTGCATGGCAGTGCAAGCCATGAAGAGGCAGAACGAGAGATCAACTTCTTCTTCCCTAAACAGCAAACACTGGCAGTGATCAAACCTGATGCCATGGAGGAACACAGAG AGAAGATTTTGGAGGAGATCCGTGGCAGCGGTTTCTCTGTAACGCAGCTGAAAGAGGCGGTGCTGTCGAGGGAGATGGCTGAGGAGTTTTACAAAGAGCACAGAGAGAAGCCTTTCTTCAGCCAGCTGGTGGAATTCATGTGTCG CGGGCCCTGTGTGATGCTCGTCCTGACCAAGGAAAATGCAGTGGAGGAGTGGAGAACCATGATGGGCCCCACAGATCCTGAACAAGCTAAGGCAACATCCCCAAACTCTCTGAGGGCCCGCTTTGCCTCCAACATCCTCCACAACTCGGTCCACGGCTCCTCCAATGAGCAGCATGCAGAGGAGAAGATCCGTTTTATCTTCGGTGACATCTGCTCAGACGCAGTGCTCACCGGTGATAGGGAAACTGACACAACCATTTTAG GTGACCCACATAATTCGAATCCTTGCAGTCcacagagaagaggaagtgaTGATCCAGAGCACTCAAACTGA
- the nme9 gene encoding thioredoxin domain-containing protein 6 isoform X1, protein MAGKKKEASLQTSVTNQEQWEEMRATKGLTVVDVYQQWCGPCRAVVSLLRKIKNELGDDLLHFATAEADSIDALEKYRGKCEPTFLLYGGGELVAVLRGANAPLLQRMIVEELAKEKFVLEQGGERKVIKDDGLVDDEKKEDEETPQQSENEDSIIVPASKSYTVAIIKPDAVAHGKANEIIMKIQDVGFEILAHEERTLTEVEARDFYQHKAAEACFEDLVQFMSSGPCHILVLSQVEGSANVVPAWREFIGPADIEEARKEKPESLRAQYGTQTLFNAVHGSEDIDQASRELAFFFPNFKMASVTEQDGEEERVERTLALIRPDAARKSREKILAQIHKSGFTVALQREVMLTEEQVRQFYFQHVEEDYFPALLQSMTSGPVLALALARTGAVHRWKNILGPSDVNTAREESPECLRAQFAVENEPINQLHGSASHEEAEREINFFFPKQQTLAVIKPDAMEEHREKILEEIRGSGFSVTQLKEAVLSREMAEEFYKEHREKPFFSQLVEFMCRGPCVMLVLTKENAVEEWRTMMGPTDPEQAKATSPNSLRARFASNILHNSVHGSSNEQHAEEKIRFIFGDICSDAVLTGDRETDTTILGDPHNSNPCSPQRRGSDDPEHSN, encoded by the exons ATGGCAGGCAAGAAGAAAGAGGCAAGTCTGCAG ACGTCTGTCACAAACCAAGAGCAGTGGGAGGAGATGCGTGCAACCAAAGGTTTAACAG TTGTAGATGTGTACCAACAGTGGTGTGGTCCCTGTCGAGCTGTGGTTAGTCTCCTACGAAAAATAAAGAACGAACTGGGTGATGACCTATTACATTTTGCCACA GCAGAGGCAGACAGCATTGATGCTCTGGAGAAATATCGAGGGAAATGTGAGCCCACCTTCCTCCTCTAtggg GGTGGGGAGCTGGTGGCTGTGCTGCGAGGGGCCAACGCTCCTCTCCTTCAGAGGATGATTGTAGAGGAACTGGCCAAGGAGAAATTTGTCCTGGAGCAAGGTGGTGAACGCAAAGTG ATTAAAGATGATGGTCTGGTGGATGATGAGAAGAAAGAAGACGAGGAGACACCTCAGCAGTCAGAAAATGAAGATAGCATAATTG TTCCTGCCAGTAAATCCTACACAGTTGCCATCATCAAACCAGATGCTGTTGCTCACGGCAAAGCAAATGAGATCATTATGAAG ATTCAAGATGTTGGGTTTGAGATCCTGGCCCATGAGGAACGCACGCTGACTGAGGTTGAGGCTCGAGATTTTTATCAGCACAAGGCAGCAGAG GCTTGCTTTGAGGACTTGGTGCAATTTATGTCCAGTGGTCCGTGCCATATTCTGGTACTTTCTCAGGTTGAGGGCTCAGCCAACGTTGTACCAGCATGGCGTGAATTCATTGGCCCAGCAGACATAGAGGAAGCCAGGAAAGAAAAGCCAGAAAG CTTGCGGGCACAATACGGCACACAGACACTGTTCAACGCAGTGCACGGTAGTGAGGACATCGACCAGGCCAGCAGGGAGCTCGCCTTCTTCTTCCCCAACTTTAAAATGGCCTCAGTAACGGAGCAGGATGGGGAGGAAGAACGTGTGGAGAGGACACTGGCTCTTATCCGGCCTGACGCTGCCAGAAAAAGCAGAG AGAAGATCTTGGCTCAAATCCACAAGTCAGGCTTCACCGTGGCTCTCCAAAGAGAGGTGATGTTGACGGAGGAGCAGGTCAGACAGTTTTACTTCCAACATGTTGAGGAGGACTACTTTCCTGCACTGCTCCAAAGCATGACCAG TGGGCCAGTGCTAGCTTTGGCTCTAGCCAGAACGGGGGCTGTCCATCGTTGGAAGAACATCCTTGGTCCTTCTGATGTTAATACAGCCAGAGAGGAGAGTCCTGAATG TCTAAGGGCCCAGTTTGCTGTGGAGAATGAGCCCATCAACCAGCTGCATGGCAGTGCAAGCCATGAAGAGGCAGAACGAGAGATCAACTTCTTCTTCCCTAAACAGCAAACACTGGCAGTGATCAAACCTGATGCCATGGAGGAACACAGAG AGAAGATTTTGGAGGAGATCCGTGGCAGCGGTTTCTCTGTAACGCAGCTGAAAGAGGCGGTGCTGTCGAGGGAGATGGCTGAGGAGTTTTACAAAGAGCACAGAGAGAAGCCTTTCTTCAGCCAGCTGGTGGAATTCATGTGTCG CGGGCCCTGTGTGATGCTCGTCCTGACCAAGGAAAATGCAGTGGAGGAGTGGAGAACCATGATGGGCCCCACAGATCCTGAACAAGCTAAGGCAACATCCCCAAACTCTCTGAGGGCCCGCTTTGCCTCCAACATCCTCCACAACTCGGTCCACGGCTCCTCCAATGAGCAGCATGCAGAGGAGAAGATCCGTTTTATCTTCGGTGACATCTGCTCAGACGCAGTGCTCACCGGTGATAGGGAAACTGACACAACCATTTTAG GTGACCCACATAATTCGAATCCTTGCAGTCcacagagaagaggaagtgaTGATCCAGAGCACTCAAACTGA
- the nme9 gene encoding thioredoxin domain-containing protein 6 isoform X4: protein MRATKGLTVVDVYQQWCGPCRAVVSLLRKIKNELGDDLLHFATAEADSIDALEKYRGKCEPTFLLYGGGELVAVLRGANAPLLQRMIVEELAKEKFVLEQGGERKVIKDDGLVDDEKKEDEETPQQSENEDSIIVPASKSYTVAIIKPDAVAHGKANEIIMKIQDVGFEILAHEERTLTEVEARDFYQHKAAEACFEDLVQFMSSGPCHILVLSQVEGSANVVPAWREFIGPADIEEARKEKPESLRAQYGTQTLFNAVHGSEDIDQASRELAFFFPNFKMASVTEQDGEEERVERTLALIRPDAARKSREKILAQIHKSGFTVALQREVMLTEEQVRQFYFQHVEEDYFPALLQSMTSGPVLALALARTGAVHRWKNILGPSDVNTAREESPECLRAQFAVENEPINQLHGSASHEEAEREINFFFPKQQTLAVIKPDAMEEHREKILEEIRGSGFSVTQLKEAVLSREMAEEFYKEHREKPFFSQLVEFMCRGPCVMLVLTKENAVEEWRTMMGPTDPEQAKATSPNSLRARFASNILHNSVHGSSNEQHAEEKIRFIFGDICSDAVLTGDRETDTTILGDPHNSNPCSPQRRGSDDPEHSN, encoded by the exons ATGCGTGCAACCAAAGGTTTAACAG TTGTAGATGTGTACCAACAGTGGTGTGGTCCCTGTCGAGCTGTGGTTAGTCTCCTACGAAAAATAAAGAACGAACTGGGTGATGACCTATTACATTTTGCCACA GCAGAGGCAGACAGCATTGATGCTCTGGAGAAATATCGAGGGAAATGTGAGCCCACCTTCCTCCTCTAtggg GGTGGGGAGCTGGTGGCTGTGCTGCGAGGGGCCAACGCTCCTCTCCTTCAGAGGATGATTGTAGAGGAACTGGCCAAGGAGAAATTTGTCCTGGAGCAAGGTGGTGAACGCAAAGTG ATTAAAGATGATGGTCTGGTGGATGATGAGAAGAAAGAAGACGAGGAGACACCTCAGCAGTCAGAAAATGAAGATAGCATAATTG TTCCTGCCAGTAAATCCTACACAGTTGCCATCATCAAACCAGATGCTGTTGCTCACGGCAAAGCAAATGAGATCATTATGAAG ATTCAAGATGTTGGGTTTGAGATCCTGGCCCATGAGGAACGCACGCTGACTGAGGTTGAGGCTCGAGATTTTTATCAGCACAAGGCAGCAGAG GCTTGCTTTGAGGACTTGGTGCAATTTATGTCCAGTGGTCCGTGCCATATTCTGGTACTTTCTCAGGTTGAGGGCTCAGCCAACGTTGTACCAGCATGGCGTGAATTCATTGGCCCAGCAGACATAGAGGAAGCCAGGAAAGAAAAGCCAGAAAG CTTGCGGGCACAATACGGCACACAGACACTGTTCAACGCAGTGCACGGTAGTGAGGACATCGACCAGGCCAGCAGGGAGCTCGCCTTCTTCTTCCCCAACTTTAAAATGGCCTCAGTAACGGAGCAGGATGGGGAGGAAGAACGTGTGGAGAGGACACTGGCTCTTATCCGGCCTGACGCTGCCAGAAAAAGCAGAG AGAAGATCTTGGCTCAAATCCACAAGTCAGGCTTCACCGTGGCTCTCCAAAGAGAGGTGATGTTGACGGAGGAGCAGGTCAGACAGTTTTACTTCCAACATGTTGAGGAGGACTACTTTCCTGCACTGCTCCAAAGCATGACCAG TGGGCCAGTGCTAGCTTTGGCTCTAGCCAGAACGGGGGCTGTCCATCGTTGGAAGAACATCCTTGGTCCTTCTGATGTTAATACAGCCAGAGAGGAGAGTCCTGAATG TCTAAGGGCCCAGTTTGCTGTGGAGAATGAGCCCATCAACCAGCTGCATGGCAGTGCAAGCCATGAAGAGGCAGAACGAGAGATCAACTTCTTCTTCCCTAAACAGCAAACACTGGCAGTGATCAAACCTGATGCCATGGAGGAACACAGAG AGAAGATTTTGGAGGAGATCCGTGGCAGCGGTTTCTCTGTAACGCAGCTGAAAGAGGCGGTGCTGTCGAGGGAGATGGCTGAGGAGTTTTACAAAGAGCACAGAGAGAAGCCTTTCTTCAGCCAGCTGGTGGAATTCATGTGTCG CGGGCCCTGTGTGATGCTCGTCCTGACCAAGGAAAATGCAGTGGAGGAGTGGAGAACCATGATGGGCCCCACAGATCCTGAACAAGCTAAGGCAACATCCCCAAACTCTCTGAGGGCCCGCTTTGCCTCCAACATCCTCCACAACTCGGTCCACGGCTCCTCCAATGAGCAGCATGCAGAGGAGAAGATCCGTTTTATCTTCGGTGACATCTGCTCAGACGCAGTGCTCACCGGTGATAGGGAAACTGACACAACCATTTTAG GTGACCCACATAATTCGAATCCTTGCAGTCcacagagaagaggaagtgaTGATCCAGAGCACTCAAACTGA
- the nme9 gene encoding thioredoxin domain-containing protein 6 isoform X5, translating into MIVEELAKEKFVLEQGGERKVIKDDGLVDDEKKEDEETPQQSENEDSIIVPASKSYTVAIIKPDAVAHGKANEIIMKIQDVGFEILAHEERTLTEVEARDFYQHKAAEACFEDLVQFMSSGPCHILVLSQVEGSANVVPAWREFIGPADIEEARKEKPESLRAQYGTQTLFNAVHGSEDIDQASRELAFFFPNFKMASVTEQDGEEERVERTLALIRPDAARKSREKILAQIHKSGFTVALQREVMLTEEQVRQFYFQHVEEDYFPALLQSMTSGPVLALALARTGAVHRWKNILGPSDVNTAREESPECLRAQFAVENEPINQLHGSASHEEAEREINFFFPKQQTLAVIKPDAMEEHREKILEEIRGSGFSVTQLKEAVLSREMAEEFYKEHREKPFFSQLVEFMCRGPCVMLVLTKENAVEEWRTMMGPTDPEQAKATSPNSLRARFASNILHNSVHGSSNEQHAEEKIRFIFGDICSDAVLTGDRETDTTILGDPHNSNPCSPQRRGSDDPEHSN; encoded by the exons ATGATTGTAGAGGAACTGGCCAAGGAGAAATTTGTCCTGGAGCAAGGTGGTGAACGCAAAGTG ATTAAAGATGATGGTCTGGTGGATGATGAGAAGAAAGAAGACGAGGAGACACCTCAGCAGTCAGAAAATGAAGATAGCATAATTG TTCCTGCCAGTAAATCCTACACAGTTGCCATCATCAAACCAGATGCTGTTGCTCACGGCAAAGCAAATGAGATCATTATGAAG ATTCAAGATGTTGGGTTTGAGATCCTGGCCCATGAGGAACGCACGCTGACTGAGGTTGAGGCTCGAGATTTTTATCAGCACAAGGCAGCAGAG GCTTGCTTTGAGGACTTGGTGCAATTTATGTCCAGTGGTCCGTGCCATATTCTGGTACTTTCTCAGGTTGAGGGCTCAGCCAACGTTGTACCAGCATGGCGTGAATTCATTGGCCCAGCAGACATAGAGGAAGCCAGGAAAGAAAAGCCAGAAAG CTTGCGGGCACAATACGGCACACAGACACTGTTCAACGCAGTGCACGGTAGTGAGGACATCGACCAGGCCAGCAGGGAGCTCGCCTTCTTCTTCCCCAACTTTAAAATGGCCTCAGTAACGGAGCAGGATGGGGAGGAAGAACGTGTGGAGAGGACACTGGCTCTTATCCGGCCTGACGCTGCCAGAAAAAGCAGAG AGAAGATCTTGGCTCAAATCCACAAGTCAGGCTTCACCGTGGCTCTCCAAAGAGAGGTGATGTTGACGGAGGAGCAGGTCAGACAGTTTTACTTCCAACATGTTGAGGAGGACTACTTTCCTGCACTGCTCCAAAGCATGACCAG TGGGCCAGTGCTAGCTTTGGCTCTAGCCAGAACGGGGGCTGTCCATCGTTGGAAGAACATCCTTGGTCCTTCTGATGTTAATACAGCCAGAGAGGAGAGTCCTGAATG TCTAAGGGCCCAGTTTGCTGTGGAGAATGAGCCCATCAACCAGCTGCATGGCAGTGCAAGCCATGAAGAGGCAGAACGAGAGATCAACTTCTTCTTCCCTAAACAGCAAACACTGGCAGTGATCAAACCTGATGCCATGGAGGAACACAGAG AGAAGATTTTGGAGGAGATCCGTGGCAGCGGTTTCTCTGTAACGCAGCTGAAAGAGGCGGTGCTGTCGAGGGAGATGGCTGAGGAGTTTTACAAAGAGCACAGAGAGAAGCCTTTCTTCAGCCAGCTGGTGGAATTCATGTGTCG CGGGCCCTGTGTGATGCTCGTCCTGACCAAGGAAAATGCAGTGGAGGAGTGGAGAACCATGATGGGCCCCACAGATCCTGAACAAGCTAAGGCAACATCCCCAAACTCTCTGAGGGCCCGCTTTGCCTCCAACATCCTCCACAACTCGGTCCACGGCTCCTCCAATGAGCAGCATGCAGAGGAGAAGATCCGTTTTATCTTCGGTGACATCTGCTCAGACGCAGTGCTCACCGGTGATAGGGAAACTGACACAACCATTTTAG GTGACCCACATAATTCGAATCCTTGCAGTCcacagagaagaggaagtgaTGATCCAGAGCACTCAAACTGA